The Macaca nemestrina isolate mMacNem1 chromosome 12, mMacNem.hap1, whole genome shotgun sequence genome contains a region encoding:
- the LOC105488723 gene encoding olfactory receptor 10J4-like, translated as MEKREINSAFGVKSRYRYLGPLIYTDYHIRIILLLTQAPDLDLFPAANVSIMGAIKFSHNLHTPMYFFLCGLSFSETCTTVVVMPRMLVDLLSESKTISLPECATQMFFFLGFASNNSFIMAAMSYVHYTAIHNPLQYHPLMTRKICLQKMMASWMVGFLLSLCITITVFNLSFCDLNTIQHYFSPVVSLACNYTSDYEMAIFVLSACVLMGSFILIMISYVFIVFIVTKMPSAKRRFKAFSACSSHLTVVSIHYGFACFVYLRPKNSNSFHEDMLTAVTYTILTPLLNPIVYGLRNKEMQIALRKTLGNVIGVFPQKTKNEP; from the exons ATGGAGAAAAGAGAGATAAACAGTGCTTTTGGGGTAAAATCCAGGTATAGGTATTTGGGCCCACTCATCTACACAGATTATCATATTAGAATCATTCTTCTCTTAACTCAGGCTCCTGACCTTGACCTCTTTCCAG CTGCAAATGTGTCCATAATGGGGGCCATCAAGTTCAGCCACAACCTTCACACTCCCATGTACTTTTTCCTCTGTGGCCTGTCCTTTTCAGAAACCTGTACCACTGTGGTAGTCATGCCTCGCATGTTGGTGGACTTGCTGTCAGAGAGCAAGACCATTTCTCTTCCTGAGTGTGCCACacagatgtttttctttctgggcTTTGCATCCAACAACTCTTTCATCATGGCCGCTATGTCCTATGTCCACTACACAGCCATCCACAACCCACTGCAGTACCACCCCCTTATGACAAGAAAGATCTGCTTGCAGAAGATGATGGCTTCTTGGATGGTTGGGTTCCTGCTTTCTCTGTGCATCACCATCACTGTATTCAACTTGTCTTTTTGCGACTTGAACACTATCCAGCACTATTTCTCACCAGTGGTCTCCCTTGCTTGTAATTACACTTCCGATTATGAAATGGCTATTTTTGTACTCTCTGCCTGTGTGTTGATGGGCagctttattttaattatgatttcCTATGTCTTCATTGTGTTCATAGTCACAAAGATGCCCTCTGCAAAGAGGAGGTTTAAGGCCTTCTCAGcttgctcctcccacctcactgtTGTGTCCATACACTATGGATTTGCTTGCTTTGTCTATTTGAGGCCCAAGAACAGCAACTCCTTCCATGAAGACATGCTGACGGCCGTGACATACACAATACTGACGCCTCTGCTTAACCCCATCGTGTATGGTCTGAGAAACAAAGAAATGCAGATAGCCCTAAGAAAAACACTAGGCAATGTAATTGGGGTTTTCCCTCAGAAGACAAAAAATGAGCcctga